Proteins from a single region of Coregonus clupeaformis isolate EN_2021a chromosome 19, ASM2061545v1, whole genome shotgun sequence:
- the LOC121531311 gene encoding homeobox protein DBX2-like encodes MTTGQKESRKKSMDMAAGLPTHPGFGRSGKSFLMDNLLRSAGPSSSSSSPNSDGPTGGIFMGPPTGHHMRTWGPQHVVYEGQSQNCKRVKDMGLPPRPHSGLLSSVFLRGPQYLLAAVCCGGSSPPSIFSEGANIPMWSPDTSPKSRRGILRRAVFSEEQRKELEKTFKRQKYISKTDRNKLAADLSLKESQVKIWFQNRRMKWRNCKEKEAHSGRSPMEELMSRGYKQEEERKEAPESTGTPLDRSSSQQRDRETGVTIEKEPCKTLIQPLSLHTL; translated from the exons ATGACCACAGGGCAGAAGGAGAGCAGGAAGAAGAGCATGGATATGGCGGCAGGATTACCTACTCACCCAGGCTTTGGGAGATCAGGGAAGAGCTTCCTCATGGACAATCTGCTGCGCTCGGCGGGGccatcctcttcctcatcctcgcCCAACTCAGATGGACCAACGGGTGGGATCTTCATGGGTCCCCCGACCGGCCACCACATGAGAACCTGGGGCCCTCAGCATGTTGTCTACGAGGGCCAGAGTCAAAACTGTAAACGAGTCAAAGACAtggggcttcctcctcggccacACTCAG GCCTGTTGAGCAGTGTGTTTCTACGGGGCCCTCAGTATCTGCTGGCAGCAGTGTGCTGTGGTGGGTCCAGCCCTCCGTCTATCTTCTCCG AGGGAGCCAACATTCCGATGTGGTCCCCGGATACGAGCCCCAAATCCCGGCGAGGGATCCTGAGGAGGGCGGTGTTCTCTGAGGAACAGAGGAAGGAGCTGGAGAAAACGTTCAAGAGACAGAAGTACATCAGCAAGACAGACAGGAACAAACTGGCAGCAGATCTCAGCCTGAAGGAGTCTCAG GTGAAGATCTGGTTCCAGAACCGGAGGATGAAGTGGAGGAACTGTAAGGAGAAGGAGGCCCACAGCGGCCGCTCCCCCATGGAGGAGCTCATGTCCCGTGGCTACAAACAGGAAGAGGAACGCAAGGAGGCACCAGAGAGCACGGGCACGCCATTAGACAGATCATCATCACAGCAGCGGGACAGGGAAACGGGAGTTACCATAGAGAAAGAGCCATGCAAGACTTTGATACAGCCACTGAGTCTGCACACactatga